The Campylobacter sp. CN_NE2 genome contains a region encoding:
- a CDS encoding type II secretion system protein codes for MKNGFTMIELIFTIVILAITTMAIPRMVAQTAELNILAIQQELVANAKTAVVQVAKAPWDSAYATVETSCANIDLDCNVPIRIHEVPTTNVGVFVPTNKIAIVDESGNQRATTSAQPTPKARFGSREDNASATSVGSGKFNDIDDYDVSFVQTVGPTEVGGNTGGDFILNTRVSVSVNYISEPSVNYVNGSTINTNLGFGTASIAANPTNIKLVEITATDTNSTDPNRSVVLRYYAFNIGMPITTLR; via the coding sequence ATGAAAAATGGTTTTACTATGATTGAGCTTATTTTTACCATAGTTATTCTGGCGATTACGACTATGGCGATACCCCGTATGGTGGCGCAAACAGCAGAGCTAAACATACTTGCTATACAGCAAGAGTTAGTTGCAAATGCAAAAACTGCTGTTGTTCAAGTAGCGAAAGCTCCTTGGGATAGTGCGTATGCGACAGTAGAAACTAGTTGCGCAAATATTGATTTAGATTGCAATGTGCCTATTAGAATTCATGAAGTGCCTACAACCAATGTAGGTGTTTTTGTTCCTACTAATAAGATTGCTATCGTAGATGAATCTGGAAATCAAAGAGCCACAACGTCAGCCCAGCCTACACCGAAAGCACGGTTTGGTTCTAGAGAGGATAATGCCAGTGCTACTTCGGTTGGCAGTGGCAAGTTTAATGATATTGATGACTATGATGTAAGTTTTGTCCAAACAGTCGGTCCTACAGAAGTAGGTGGTAATACAGGAGGCGATTTTATATTAAATACAAGGGTTAGTGTTTCTGTTAATTATATTAGCGAACCTAGTGTGAATTATGTAAATGGTAGCACTATCAATACAAATTTGGGCTTTGGAACAGCAAGTATAGCTGCAAATCCTACAAATATAAAGCTTGTTGAGATTACCGCGACTGATACAAATTCTACCGACCCTAACAGAAGTGTTGTATTGAGATACTATGCTTTTAATATAGGTATGCCTATAACAACTCTAAGATGA
- a CDS encoding pyrroline-5-carboxylate reductase, with product MQIYILGNGAMASAMAIGLKDKFEVIVVGRSEKKLENLANLGFKTEIYGSSYDISNKNIILAFKPYALGDMAKILRGKARICISVLAMSNLEKLSVINSEKTCVCMPNIAAKFKSSVTPYFSECNGKFDDEIYEILSTFGKAVRVENEKDMACAGVLSGCAPAFLAMVAESLGNGGVKCGLKKEIASNLVSGVFESSAKLLENMHPSLLKESVCSPAGTTIEGVLELEKHGIRSAFASAVVKSFEKSVK from the coding sequence ATGCAAATTTATATACTCGGAAACGGCGCAATGGCAAGTGCGATGGCGATTGGATTAAAAGATAAATTCGAAGTTATCGTCGTAGGACGAAGTGAGAAAAAGCTAGAAAATTTAGCAAATTTAGGTTTTAAAACTGAAATTTATGGCAGTTCGTATGACATAAGCAATAAAAATATAATTTTAGCTTTTAAGCCTTATGCTTTGGGCGATATGGCAAAAATTTTACGCGGAAAGGCACGAATTTGCATTAGCGTTTTAGCGATGAGTAATTTAGAAAAATTAAGCGTTATAAATAGTGAAAAAACCTGCGTTTGTATGCCAAATATCGCCGCTAAATTTAAAAGCTCTGTTACGCCGTATTTTAGCGAATGTAACGGCAAATTCGATGATGAAATTTATGAAATTTTAAGCACATTTGGAAAAGCCGTAAGAGTGGAAAACGAAAAAGATATGGCGTGTGCCGGGGTGCTAAGTGGCTGTGCGCCTGCGTTTTTGGCGATGGTGGCTGAAAGCTTGGGTAATGGCGGCGTAAAATGTGGATTAAAAAAAGAAATCGCTTCAAATTTGGTTAGTGGAGTTTTTGAAAGTTCGGCAAAGCTTTTGGAAAATATGCATCCAAGTTTGCTAAAAGAGAGTGTTTGCTCACCTGCCGGGACGACCATAGAAGGTGTTTTAGAGCTTGAAAAGCACGGCATTAGATCGGCTTTTGCTAGTGCCGTTGTAAAAAGTTTTGAAAAAAGTGTAAAATAA
- a CDS encoding outer membrane protein assembly factor BamD has protein sequence MSKFYKFIAVLAFTAMISGCSTKKSDELFNLSPQAWYSQIIADIKDADLEEADKHYISFSSEHIASPLLEEITLILAQANVDEEKYIQANLYLDEYIRRYGTEEKIEYAKFLKIKANFDSFSKPNRNQKLMQNSIRELQKFIFEYPRSQYRPLADTMLVKLKLAEHKLNKEIKELYERTGRDDSAEIYAQKIENSGLDDTDMIGAKLPWYREIFE, from the coding sequence ATGAGTAAATTTTATAAATTTATCGCAGTTTTAGCATTTACGGCGATGATTAGTGGTTGTAGCACAAAAAAAAGCGACGAACTTTTTAATCTTAGCCCACAGGCGTGGTATTCACAAATCATCGCAGACATAAAAGACGCTGACCTAGAAGAAGCCGATAAACACTATATTTCGTTTTCTAGCGAACATATCGCTTCACCACTTTTAGAAGAAATCACACTGATTTTAGCACAAGCAAATGTCGATGAAGAAAAATATATACAAGCAAATTTATATTTGGACGAATATATTCGCCGATACGGCACCGAAGAAAAAATCGAATATGCTAAATTTTTAAAAATCAAAGCAAATTTTGACTCATTTTCAAAACCAAATCGCAACCAAAAACTTATGCAAAATAGCATAAGAGAGCTTCAAAAATTTATTTTTGAATATCCAAGATCGCAGTATCGACCATTAGCTGATACTATGCTAGTTAAACTAAAACTAGCAGAACACAAACTAAATAAAGAGATAAAAGAGCTTTACGAACGCACAGGCAGGGACGATTCGGCTGAAATTTATGCTCAAAAAATTGAAAATTCAGGTCTAGATGATACCGATATGATTGGTGCTAAACTTCCTTGGTATCGCGAAATTTTCGAGTAG
- the lon gene encoding endopeptidase La → MEIKTSQSFPTDLPIIVEDDIFLYPFMIAPIFISDDKNADALDYAMSNKTMVMIVSSKSEFKGQRNFDGIYDAGVIGNIIRKVSLPDGRIKILFQGASKGRILTPIGINPLIATVDIIHEKRPSDQQIDALLSVLKEKTKTLSTLTHFFPNDLLKTIEESSDAVRICDLICSALRLKKQVAYTFFVEKDLDKRIFSLIDYINDEIETHRLEKEIKSKVHSKIDKNNKEYFLKEQLRQIQKELGSDADREVEIEEYRNKLEAKKKFLNDEAYKEIKKQIDKFARVHPDSADAGVSQSYLDWALEVPFEKLSAKKLSIEDVSKQLNKDHYSLEKPKERIEEYFALKELLEMRGIDKKINNGAILCFYGPPGVGKTSLANSIAVALKRELIRIALGGLEDVNELRGHRRTYIGAMPGRIVQGLIEAKQMNPVMVLDEIDKVSTSYKGDPTAVLLEILDPEQNSNFRDYYLNFNIDLSKIVFIATANDISSIPPALRDRMEFIELSSYTPQEKFQIAKNYLIPQELQKHGLKPNEATINASALQLIIQEYTRESGVRNLRRQIANIFRKIAVKILKEKEFIKFTVTTKNLSEFLDKKVFEIDEVSKHDEIGIANGLAWTSVGGDVLKIEAIKIKGKGSLTLTGHLGDVMKESAQIAFSVTKVLLDNKKIKFANSQDKKEQIYNEFDIHLHVPEGATPKDGPSAGITMTTAIASILTGRKVKANLAMTGEITLSGKVLAIGGLKEKLIAAHKAKIKEVLIPRKNFERDLDEIPSEVKDEMKIYPVEKIEDVLKYALV, encoded by the coding sequence ATGGAAATCAAAACAAGTCAAAGTTTTCCGACTGATTTGCCTATTATAGTCGAAGATGACATTTTTTTATATCCGTTTATGATAGCACCGATTTTTATCAGCGATGATAAAAACGCAGATGCGCTTGATTATGCTATGTCAAACAAAACTATGGTTATGATAGTTAGCTCAAAATCCGAATTTAAGGGACAAAGAAACTTTGATGGAATTTATGATGCCGGTGTTATCGGAAATATCATAAGAAAAGTTTCTCTACCTGACGGGAGAATTAAAATTTTATTTCAAGGGGCGTCAAAAGGTAGAATTCTAACTCCTATCGGCATAAATCCGCTTATAGCAACCGTTGATATAATACACGAAAAAAGACCAAGCGATCAGCAAATCGACGCACTTTTAAGCGTTTTAAAAGAAAAAACCAAAACACTATCAACGCTTACTCATTTTTTTCCAAATGATTTGCTTAAAACTATTGAAGAAAGCAGCGACGCTGTGCGAATTTGCGATTTGATTTGCAGTGCATTACGCCTTAAAAAGCAAGTTGCTTACACTTTTTTTGTAGAAAAAGATTTAGATAAACGAATTTTTAGCCTGATTGACTACATTAACGATGAAATCGAAACTCATCGCTTAGAAAAAGAGATAAAAAGCAAGGTTCATTCTAAAATCGACAAAAACAACAAAGAGTATTTTTTAAAAGAGCAGTTAAGGCAAATTCAAAAAGAGCTAGGTTCAGACGCCGATAGAGAAGTCGAAATCGAAGAATATCGCAATAAACTTGAAGCAAAAAAGAAATTTTTAAACGACGAAGCCTATAAAGAAATAAAAAAACAAATCGATAAATTTGCAAGAGTTCATCCCGATTCTGCTGACGCGGGAGTTTCGCAAAGCTACCTTGACTGGGCGCTTGAAGTGCCGTTTGAAAAGCTTTCAGCTAAAAAACTTTCTATCGAAGATGTTAGCAAACAGCTAAATAAAGATCACTATTCGCTTGAAAAGCCAAAAGAACGCATTGAAGAGTATTTTGCTTTAAAAGAACTGCTTGAAATGCGTGGAATAGATAAAAAAATCAACAATGGTGCGATTTTGTGCTTTTATGGACCACCGGGCGTGGGAAAAACAAGTCTAGCAAATTCGATCGCAGTTGCCTTAAAAAGGGAGCTTATCCGTATCGCTCTTGGGGGACTTGAAGATGTAAATGAACTTCGGGGACACAGACGAACCTACATAGGTGCGATGCCAGGACGCATAGTGCAAGGTCTAATCGAAGCAAAACAGATGAACCCTGTTATGGTGCTTGATGAAATCGATAAGGTTTCAACTTCATATAAAGGCGATCCGACGGCAGTTTTACTTGAAATTTTAGATCCCGAGCAAAACTCAAATTTTAGAGATTATTATTTGAATTTTAATATCGATTTAAGCAAAATCGTTTTTATCGCAACGGCAAATGATATTTCATCGATTCCACCTGCTTTGCGCGATAGAATGGAATTTATCGAGCTTAGTTCTTATACGCCACAAGAGAAATTTCAAATCGCAAAAAACTATTTGATTCCACAAGAGTTGCAAAAACACGGACTAAAACCAAACGAAGCTACGATAAACGCATCAGCCTTGCAACTAATCATACAAGAATATACACGCGAAAGCGGAGTGCGAAATTTGCGACGCCAAATCGCAAATATTTTCCGTAAAATCGCCGTAAAAATTCTAAAAGAAAAGGAATTTATAAAATTTACGGTTACAACTAAAAATTTGAGCGAATTTTTAGATAAAAAAGTTTTTGAGATCGATGAAGTGTCAAAACACGATGAAATCGGTATCGCAAACGGCTTGGCATGGACAAGTGTCGGTGGCGATGTCCTAAAAATCGAAGCAATAAAAATCAAAGGCAAAGGAAGCTTAACGCTAACAGGGCATTTAGGCGATGTTATGAAAGAATCAGCCCAAATCGCATTTAGCGTAACAAAGGTTTTGCTTGATAACAAAAAAATCAAATTTGCAAATTCGCAAGATAAAAAAGAGCAAATTTACAATGAATTTGATATACATTTGCATGTCCCAGAAGGTGCCACGCCAAAAGACGGACCAAGCGCAGGTATCACCATGACAACGGCGATTGCGTCCATTTTAACCGGACGAAAAGTAAAAGCAAATTTAGCCATGACCGGCGAAATCACACTTAGCGGAAAAGTCTTAGCCATAGGCGGTTTAAAAGAAAAACTGATTGCGGCACACAAAGCTAAAATTAAAGAAGTTTTAATCCCAAGGAAAAATTTCGAGCGAGATTTGGACGAAATTCCAAGCGAAGTAAAAGATGAAATGAAAATTTACCCGGTAGAAAAAATCGAAGATGTATTAAAATACGCTCTTGTTTAA
- a CDS encoding PAS domain-containing protein: MVRPQPKNEEIKLDPKKIIISKTDDKGIITYANDYFSEVCGYSNEELMNQPHNIVRHPDMPKIAFKLMWDRISDGNNFKAVVKNLAKDGRYYWVITDFEPHYDRATGKIIEHTAYRMPAPRKAIEAMEPIYAKLLEIEKEQGMDASLVYLKGFLEANNITYDEFVQKLYESAGVWTKIYQALKKVFGKKIF, translated from the coding sequence ATGGTAAGACCGCAGCCTAAAAATGAAGAGATTAAACTTGATCCAAAAAAGATTATTATCTCCAAAACTGACGATAAAGGCATTATCACATATGCAAATGACTATTTTAGCGAAGTTTGTGGCTATTCAAATGAAGAGTTAATGAATCAGCCACATAATATAGTTCGCCATCCAGATATGCCAAAAATCGCATTTAAGCTGATGTGGGATCGCATAAGCGATGGAAATAATTTTAAAGCCGTTGTGAAAAATTTGGCAAAAGACGGCAGATATTACTGGGTTATTACCGATTTTGAGCCACATTATGACCGTGCAACAGGCAAAATCATAGAGCATACTGCATATCGTATGCCAGCTCCTAGAAAAGCAATAGAAGCAATGGAGCCAATCTATGCAAAACTGCTTGAAATCGAAAAAGAACAAGGTATGGACGCTAGTTTGGTATATTTAAAAGGGTTTCTTGAAGCAAATAACATTACTTACGATGAATTTGTGCAAAAACTTTACGAAAGTGCAGGAGTTTGGACTAAAATTTACCAAGCACTTAAAAAAGTTTTTGGTAAAAAAATATTCTAA
- a CDS encoding YdcH family protein has product MLHEYRDLITELKGKDAHFDALFKRHDELDHKVADIAEGRLHVSDFEYDSLKKEKLRVKDEIHAYLAKYRAENSK; this is encoded by the coding sequence ATGTTACACGAATACAGAGATTTAATCACTGAACTAAAAGGCAAAGATGCGCACTTTGACGCACTTTTTAAAAGACACGACGAGCTTGATCATAAAGTTGCTGACATAGCAGAAGGAAGACTTCATGTTAGCGATTTTGAATATGATTCGTTAAAAAAAGAAAAATTGCGTGTAAAAGATGAAATTCATGCATATTTAGCTAAATACAGAGCTGAAAATAGCAAATAA
- the argJ gene encoding bifunctional glutamate N-acetyltransferase/amino-acid acetyltransferase ArgJ, whose amino-acid sequence MFDIISLKGGLENVQGFFFDGVNSGFKKEGNDLGFIRSDEPFSVSAIFTSNKFAAAPIKHFRKYPKNFKSNFILLNSKNANAMTGENGVSDIDELFANLGKKINLNNPIMSSTGVIGYRLKKDKIIAAFDKFDFNARNSHNVATAIMTTDTFKKELAFSVELENKEKFCIAGICKGAGMINPALATMLCYITTDAKIPQSDMDELLREAVEQSFNCVSVDGDTSTNDTVMLLSSGLKSYDKTAFKTALNMITKELSLMLVKDGEGANKVVCFEVSGAKDDNEARIAAKALSNSPLVKTAIFGEDPNWGRIASTIGASGVECDELKLVIKYDDVLVYDKFNTELTAEREEQAHKVMQKDSFKISCDLGVGQGKFSAYGCDLSYDYVKINADYRS is encoded by the coding sequence ATGTTTGATATAATTTCGCTAAAAGGGGGGCTTGAAAATGTGCAGGGCTTCTTTTTTGACGGCGTAAATTCAGGCTTTAAAAAAGAAGGAAACGATTTAGGATTTATTCGCTCTGACGAGCCTTTTAGCGTGAGCGCGATTTTTACGAGCAATAAATTTGCCGCTGCGCCAATCAAACATTTTAGAAAATATCCAAAAAATTTCAAATCAAATTTTATTTTACTAAATTCAAAAAATGCAAACGCAATGACAGGCGAAAACGGAGTTAGCGACATTGACGAGCTTTTTGCAAATTTGGGAAAAAAGATAAATTTAAACAATCCGATTATGAGTTCAACGGGCGTTATCGGTTATAGACTAAAAAAAGATAAAATCATCGCTGCGTTTGATAAATTCGATTTTAACGCACGAAATTCGCATAATGTCGCCACTGCAATAATGACAACCGACACTTTCAAAAAAGAACTCGCTTTTAGCGTGGAGCTTGAAAACAAAGAGAAATTTTGCATAGCAGGAATTTGTAAAGGAGCAGGTATGATAAACCCGGCTCTTGCTACAATGCTTTGCTATATCACAACAGACGCTAAAATTCCGCAAAGCGATATGGACGAGCTTTTGCGTGAAGCAGTTGAGCAAAGCTTTAACTGCGTAAGTGTCGATGGCGATACTAGCACAAACGACACTGTTATGCTACTTTCAAGCGGGCTCAAAAGTTACGACAAAACGGCGTTTAAAACAGCTTTAAATATGATTACAAAAGAGCTTTCTTTGATGTTAGTCAAAGACGGTGAAGGGGCAAATAAAGTCGTTTGCTTTGAAGTAAGTGGTGCAAAAGATGACAATGAAGCAAGAATTGCTGCAAAAGCGTTATCAAATTCGCCGCTTGTTAAAACTGCGATTTTTGGCGAAGATCCAAACTGGGGGCGAATCGCTTCTACTATCGGAGCCAGTGGTGTAGAGTGCGATGAGTTAAAACTGGTTATAAAATACGACGATGTGCTAGTTTATGATAAATTTAATACCGAGCTTACGGCTGAAAGGGAAGAACAAGCACACAAAGTTATGCAAAAAGATAGTTTTAAAATAAGCTGTGATTTGGGCGTAGGGCAGGGCAAATTTAGTGCTTACGGGTGCGATTTGAGCTATGATTATGTAAAAATCAACGCAGATTACCGCTCATAA
- a CDS encoding potassium channel family protein: MSFADKVKKFLNWSGSTKPDIDLNSEIYDQLKAFRLPLILIILMMLIGTLGYIFIAGFSLADAFYQAGMTFTTVGFTEVAPISNAGRIFTIVFILMGFGTFTFCLGVVVEVIQKGILLNLIRERNMINNIARLKNHFIICYDNIYSAELAKEFRANHIPFVVIDNNPNLAQIAEENSYPYFIIGEPHMENTLLKAHLSSAKCVITLSPNLADNIAIISVVRLYEKELGRTPYFIMTSADTQNDIEKLKKLGANSVVSPSKLAAQRLSAVSVRPDMENILERFLYQKDSPIDIEEIEIPEYSWIRFKRLKETKLREMTNADVVGIKEPNNKFTPMPNGDYLIGTGVKFLVIGTAEGIMATKKLINSKYKPQEMKYV; the protein is encoded by the coding sequence ATGTCTTTTGCAGACAAAGTTAAAAAATTCCTCAACTGGTCCGGCTCTACTAAGCCGGACATTGACTTAAATTCAGAAATTTACGACCAATTAAAAGCTTTTAGACTACCTTTAATCCTTATAATCTTAATGATGTTAATCGGAACTTTGGGTTATATTTTTATCGCAGGGTTTTCGTTAGCAGACGCTTTTTATCAAGCAGGTATGACATTTACAACCGTTGGTTTTACCGAAGTCGCTCCGATTTCAAATGCAGGGCGAATTTTTACCATAGTTTTTATTTTAATGGGCTTTGGGACTTTTACATTTTGTCTGGGTGTCGTTGTTGAGGTTATCCAAAAGGGAATACTTTTAAACTTAATTAGGGAGAGAAATATGATAAATAATATCGCAAGGCTAAAAAATCATTTTATCATCTGCTATGACAATATTTATTCTGCTGAGCTTGCAAAAGAATTTAGAGCAAATCATATTCCTTTTGTGGTAATCGACAATAATCCAAATTTGGCGCAAATCGCCGAAGAAAACAGCTATCCGTATTTTATCATCGGCGAACCACACATGGAAAATACGCTTTTAAAAGCTCACCTTTCAAGTGCAAAATGCGTTATAACTCTAAGTCCAAATTTAGCCGATAATATCGCTATAATCTCGGTTGTTAGGCTTTATGAAAAAGAGCTTGGCAGGACGCCATATTTCATAATGACTAGTGCAGATACGCAAAATGATATAGAAAAACTTAAAAAACTTGGTGCAAATTCAGTCGTATCGCCGTCAAAACTAGCCGCACAACGCCTTTCAGCTGTTAGCGTTCGCCCGGATATGGAAAATATTTTGGAGAGATTTTTGTATCAAAAAGATTCGCCGATTGACATTGAAGAGATCGAAATTCCTGAATATTCGTGGATTCGTTTTAAACGCCTAAAAGAAACAAAACTTAGAGAGATGACAAATGCCGATGTCGTGGGAATCAAAGAGCCAAATAATAAATTTACGCCTATGCCAAACGGGGATTACTTGATAGGAACGGGCGTGAAGTTTTTAGTTATCGGTACGGCTGAGGGCATTATGGCGACAAAAAAACTCATAAACAGCAAGTATAAACCGCAGGAGATGAAATATGTTTGA
- the rpmB gene encoding 50S ribosomal protein L28 translates to MARRCAITGKGAQVGNSVSHANNRTKKKFQVNLRTIRVTLEDGTTKRIKVAASTLRTMKKQSK, encoded by the coding sequence ATGGCAAGAAGATGTGCTATCACAGGAAAAGGCGCGCAAGTAGGCAACAGCGTAAGCCACGCAAACAATAGAACAAAAAAGAAATTCCAAGTAAATTTACGCACAATCCGCGTAACTTTGGAAGACGGAACAACAAAAAGAATTAAAGTTGCTGCATCGACTTTAAGAACGATGAAAAAACAATCTAAATAG
- the rpe gene encoding ribulose-phosphate 3-epimerase, translating into MYVAPSILSADFGRLNEEITKVCEAGADLIHVDVMDGHFVPNLTIGPLVVKSVAKVATKPLDIHLMVQNNTFFADLFLPLKPKFLSFHIEEEKHPLRLIDYIRKNGVSPAIVLNPHTSVSSLEYIINEVDMVLLMSVNPGFGGQKFIPSVLRKISELRNLIEKTNSKCMIEVDGGVTGLNIAEIDEAGADIVVAGNYIFSSNDYAEAIKALKI; encoded by the coding sequence ATGTATGTAGCTCCTAGCATTTTATCGGCTGATTTTGGGAGATTAAACGAAGAGATTACAAAAGTTTGCGAAGCAGGAGCCGACCTTATCCATGTCGATGTCATGGACGGACATTTTGTGCCAAATCTCACAATCGGACCGCTTGTTGTAAAATCCGTCGCCAAAGTCGCAACCAAGCCACTTGATATTCACTTAATGGTGCAAAATAACACTTTTTTTGCCGACCTTTTTTTGCCGTTAAAACCTAAATTTTTAAGCTTTCATATCGAAGAAGAAAAACACCCGCTTCGCTTGATTGACTATATTCGTAAAAACGGGGTAAGTCCAGCCATCGTGCTAAATCCGCACACGAGCGTTTCTAGCCTAGAATACATCATAAACGAAGTCGATATGGTGCTTTTAATGAGCGTAAATCCGGGCTTTGGGGGGCAAAAATTTATCCCGTCGGTCTTGCGAAAAATTTCAGAACTTAGAAATTTGATAGAAAAAACAAATTCAAAATGTATGATCGAAGTTGATGGTGGAGTAACCGGCTTAAATATCGCTGAAATCGATGAAGCAGGAGCCGACATCGTGGTGGCAGGAAACTACATTTTCTCATCAAATGACTACGCCGAAGCGATAAAAGCGTTAAAAATTTGA
- a CDS encoding 3'-5' exonuclease produces the protein MNQKIENLINLIASKSINYHDFIGIANGIDDIKNLFDPKDFSMWHTLGLPVMKLDNGKITLKSRETDICDETFCFVDIETTGGTKDGQIIEIGALKVRGGDIIGKFETFVKAEAIPQNITELTGITLEDVAGAPNLASVLESFRLFLGEAVFVAHNAKFDYGFISHSLEKLGFGMLLNLRICTIDLARRTIPSQRYGLSALKELLGVQNTHHRAYSDAVSCYEIFKHALTQIPWSVQTTTDLIQFSKTAKSVVLPKTLPSENL, from the coding sequence TTGAACCAAAAAATAGAAAATTTGATAAATTTAATCGCTTCAAAAAGCATAAATTATCACGATTTTATCGGCATTGCAAACGGCATTGATGATATAAAAAACCTTTTTGACCCAAAAGATTTTTCTATGTGGCACACGCTAGGGCTTCCTGTGATGAAGCTTGATAACGGCAAAATCACGCTAAAAAGCCGTGAAACGGACATTTGCGATGAGACATTTTGTTTTGTCGATATTGAGACCACGGGCGGCACAAAAGACGGGCAAATCATCGAAATCGGTGCTTTAAAAGTGCGTGGCGGCGATATAATCGGCAAATTCGAAACTTTTGTGAAAGCCGAAGCGATACCCCAAAACATAACCGAGCTAACGGGCATTACGCTTGAAGATGTAGCAGGCGCACCGAATTTGGCAAGTGTTTTGGAGAGTTTTAGGCTGTTTTTGGGCGAAGCAGTTTTCGTAGCACACAATGCAAAATTTGATTACGGATTTATTAGCCACAGCCTTGAAAAATTGGGCTTTGGAATGCTTCTAAATTTACGAATTTGCACGATTGATTTAGCTAGACGGACGATTCCGTCACAGAGATACGGACTAAGTGCGTTAAAAGAGCTTTTGGGCGTTCAAAATACGCACCACAGGGCTTACAGCGACGCCGTTTCGTGCTATGAAATTTTCAAACACGCCCTAACGCAAATCCCGTGGAGCGTGCAAACCACTACCGATTTAATCCAATTTAGCAAAACGGCAAAGTCGGTGGTTTTACCAAAGACTCTGCCAAGCGAGAATTTATAA
- a CDS encoding 3-methyladenine DNA glycosylase has protein sequence MTSTELFGALFDCTEFSDFRWWKGFGEFKVVVGAILIQNTNWKNAELALENLRKFGLLDLQKIANLEVANLAEIIKSSGFYNQKAKRLNSLCKAILDEFGDFESFKFGVSREWLIRQKGIGAETCDDILCYACEKPVMVVDSYTLRILGYFDYEFECYDECKEWLESLNFGEVFELANSRYDNFSNDENGAFALFHGLIVEFCKAHLKGKKFDEFAINLFEKLK, from the coding sequence ATGACTAGCACCGAGCTTTTTGGGGCACTTTTTGATTGCACCGAATTTAGCGATTTTCGCTGGTGGAAAGGTTTTGGCGAATTTAAAGTCGTTGTCGGAGCGATTTTGATCCAAAACACAAACTGGAAAAATGCCGAACTCGCACTTGAAAATTTAAGGAAATTTGGGCTTTTGGATTTGCAAAAAATCGCAAATTTAGAAGTGGCAAATTTGGCAGAAATTATCAAATCAAGCGGATTTTATAATCAAAAAGCAAAACGGCTAAACTCGCTTTGCAAGGCGATTTTAGATGAATTTGGCGACTTTGAGAGCTTTAAATTTGGTGTTAGTAGAGAGTGGCTGATACGCCAAAAAGGCATAGGCGCAGAAACTTGCGATGATATTTTGTGCTATGCGTGTGAAAAACCCGTAATGGTCGTCGATAGCTACACGCTTCGAATTTTAGGGTATTTTGACTATGAATTTGAGTGTTATGACGAGTGCAAAGAGTGGTTGGAAAGCCTAAATTTTGGCGAAGTTTTTGAACTAGCAAATTCTCGCTATGATAATTTTTCAAACGACGAAAACGGCGCATTTGCACTATTTCACGGACTGATAGTCGAATTTTGCAAAGCACACTTAAAAGGCAAAAAATTCGATGAATTTGCGATAAATTTGTTTGAGAAGTTGAAGTAA